A genomic stretch from Antarcticibacterium flavum includes:
- a CDS encoding M28 family metallopeptidase has product MKKLILCAVSIAFVSCGAQQTKKVENANVMDYANTITAQELKDHLYTFASDEFEGRDTGEPGQKLAAEYLVNEYKKLNIPSPAGVANYFQPVPSSAFRRGNVKDSENVLAFIEGSEKPEEILVISSHYDHVGMDKDGNVYNGADDDGSGTVAILEIAEAFMQAKADGYHPKRSILLLNVTGEEKGLIGSKWYTDNPVFPLANTVANLNIDMIGRIGHGKEDAGDYVYLIGSDKLSTELHELSEEANRKYINMELDYTYNDENDPNRFYYRSDHYNFAKNNIPIIFYFNGVHDDYHKITDTPDKIEYDLLAKRAQLVFLTAWEIANREGRPVVDKTPEAPQAGR; this is encoded by the coding sequence ATGAAAAAATTAATTTTATGCGCCGTTTCCATTGCTTTTGTAAGTTGTGGCGCACAGCAAACCAAAAAGGTAGAGAATGCCAACGTTATGGATTATGCAAACACCATAACTGCCCAGGAATTAAAAGACCACCTTTACACCTTTGCAAGTGATGAATTTGAAGGCCGTGACACCGGGGAGCCGGGACAAAAACTGGCAGCGGAATATTTAGTAAATGAATACAAAAAACTCAACATACCTTCTCCTGCAGGGGTAGCCAATTATTTTCAACCCGTTCCTTCCAGCGCGTTTAGAAGAGGAAATGTAAAAGATTCTGAAAATGTGCTTGCATTCATCGAAGGAAGTGAAAAACCTGAAGAGATTTTGGTTATCTCCTCTCATTACGACCACGTAGGAATGGATAAGGATGGAAACGTATATAACGGTGCCGATGATGATGGCTCCGGAACTGTTGCAATCCTTGAGATCGCCGAAGCTTTTATGCAGGCAAAAGCAGACGGATACCACCCAAAAAGATCTATTCTTCTCCTTAACGTAACCGGGGAGGAAAAAGGTTTGATTGGATCAAAATGGTATACAGATAATCCAGTTTTTCCATTGGCTAATACTGTAGCTAACCTAAACATAGATATGATTGGTCGTATAGGTCACGGCAAGGAAGATGCAGGAGATTATGTGTATCTTATAGGAAGTGATAAACTAAGTACAGAATTACATGAATTAAGTGAAGAGGCTAACAGGAAGTACATCAATATGGAGCTGGATTACACTTATAATGATGAAAATGATCCAAACCGCTTTTATTACCGAAGTGACCACTACAACTTTGCGAAAAACAACATTCCAATCATCTTTTACTTTAACGGTGTACATGATGATTACCACAAGATAACCGATACTCCAGATAAGATAGAATATGACCTGTTGGCCAAACGTGCACAATTGGTATTCTTAACAGCATGGGAAATTGCCAACAGAGAAGGACGCCCGGTAGTAGACAAAACCCCGGAAGCCCCACAGGCAGGGAGATAA
- a CDS encoding M14 metallopeptidase family protein — translation MRRSSLVIAFLFLNFQFLLGQSLQSPSDFLGYEIGTRFTRHADVVRYFEHVSQNSPLVNYSTYGHTYEKRPLTYAVVSSEVNLQNSEAIRNNHLRNTGLESGNFETSDQKAIVWLSYNVHGNEASSTEASMQTLYELVSGRNDLLENTIVIIDPCVNPDGRDRYANWYNQVKATPYNPQPMAIEHNEPWPGGRPNHYLFDLNRDWAWATQIETRQRLKVYNQWLPHIHVDFHEQGINEPYYFAPAAEPFHEIITQFQRDFQTEIGKNHAKYFDEEGWLYFTRERFDLLYPSYGDTYPTYMGAIGMTYEQAGHGMAGLGIDTREGYELTLVDRVAHHHTTGISTIEVAARNVERLNNEFSRFFNEQEQQYKSFVVNGEPDKIKALRELLDRHEIIYGNATPGNVRGYNYNTNSNSRLTTTENSLVINTDQPKGKMVKVLFEPSAKLSDSLTYDITAWSVPHAYGLEAVASSARVNSSSSPAILQAKNTATPAGAGYIAKWNSMQDAKFLAALLKEGIRVRFSEVAFENNNEKFERGSIIITKSDNRITENFDNRLIEIANAHNRQLTPAASGFATTGPDFGSPDVKIINIRRIGVLRGEGTSSLNYGEIWYFFEQQLQYPITSIGTEYFNRVDLNKLDVLVLPSGSYSSILNNGDLEKLKSWVRSGGKVIAIGAAVEHFAGKDGFDLKENKPEEDKDAEPKGNLTPYNQRERESVKNLITGSIVKTKIDNTHPLAFGYGDTYYSLKLSNNSFSFLNDGFNVGYLQDSPEIVSGFAGSNARTGIKNSMTFGVEPMGRGSFIYLVDNPLFRSFWENGKLFFVNALFFVDNDDLNR, via the coding sequence ATGAGAAGATCCTCCTTAGTAATCGCATTTTTATTCCTCAATTTTCAGTTTTTACTTGGCCAGAGCCTCCAATCACCTTCAGATTTCCTGGGATATGAAATAGGAACCCGTTTCACCAGGCATGCAGATGTTGTACGCTATTTTGAACACGTGTCCCAAAACTCTCCGCTGGTTAATTACAGCACTTATGGGCATACATATGAAAAGAGGCCTTTAACCTATGCCGTGGTATCTTCAGAAGTGAACCTTCAGAATTCAGAAGCAATAAGGAACAACCACCTGCGCAACACCGGGCTGGAAAGTGGCAATTTTGAAACCAGTGATCAAAAAGCCATAGTATGGCTAAGTTATAACGTACATGGAAATGAAGCCTCAAGTACAGAGGCCTCTATGCAAACCCTTTATGAATTGGTTTCCGGCAGGAATGACCTCCTGGAAAATACCATTGTGATCATTGATCCCTGTGTAAATCCAGATGGGCGCGACCGCTATGCAAACTGGTACAACCAGGTAAAAGCCACGCCTTATAACCCGCAGCCAATGGCAATAGAGCATAATGAGCCCTGGCCGGGAGGACGCCCTAACCACTACCTGTTTGATCTTAACCGGGACTGGGCCTGGGCTACACAAATAGAAACAAGGCAACGATTAAAGGTGTATAACCAATGGTTGCCACACATTCATGTGGATTTTCACGAGCAGGGCATCAATGAACCCTATTATTTTGCCCCGGCTGCAGAGCCTTTTCACGAAATAATTACACAATTTCAAAGAGATTTCCAAACTGAAATAGGAAAGAACCATGCGAAATATTTTGATGAAGAAGGATGGTTATATTTTACAAGGGAACGTTTTGACCTGCTGTATCCCAGTTATGGTGACACTTACCCTACTTATATGGGCGCTATAGGAATGACCTACGAGCAGGCAGGCCACGGGATGGCTGGCCTTGGAATCGATACCCGCGAAGGCTATGAACTTACCCTGGTAGACAGGGTAGCCCACCACCATACCACAGGCATATCAACTATAGAGGTTGCTGCCAGGAATGTTGAAAGACTTAATAACGAATTCAGCCGGTTCTTTAATGAACAGGAACAGCAGTATAAAAGTTTTGTGGTAAACGGGGAACCAGATAAGATTAAAGCTTTGCGCGAACTATTGGACAGGCACGAGATTATCTATGGCAATGCCACCCCTGGGAATGTGCGTGGTTATAATTATAACACCAATTCCAACAGCAGGCTTACCACAACAGAGAACTCCCTGGTTATCAATACAGATCAGCCTAAAGGAAAAATGGTGAAAGTACTTTTTGAGCCAAGCGCTAAATTAAGCGATTCCCTTACTTATGACATTACCGCCTGGAGTGTTCCTCACGCTTATGGCCTGGAAGCCGTAGCCAGTTCAGCCAGGGTAAATTCCTCCTCCTCTCCGGCTATTCTACAAGCGAAAAACACAGCAACCCCCGCAGGCGCAGGATATATCGCAAAATGGAATAGCATGCAGGATGCAAAATTCCTTGCCGCATTGCTTAAGGAGGGAATAAGAGTGAGATTTAGTGAGGTCGCATTTGAGAACAATAATGAAAAATTTGAACGCGGCAGCATTATTATCACCAAAAGTGATAACAGAATTACAGAGAATTTTGATAACAGACTTATTGAGATAGCCAATGCACATAACCGGCAGTTAACCCCTGCCGCAAGCGGCTTTGCCACCACCGGGCCAGACTTTGGTTCGCCAGATGTAAAGATCATAAACATACGAAGGATTGGTGTTTTAAGAGGAGAAGGTACCTCCTCGCTTAATTACGGCGAGATATGGTATTTCTTTGAGCAGCAACTGCAGTATCCTATTACTTCCATAGGTACCGAATATTTTAACAGGGTTGACCTTAACAAACTGGATGTCCTGGTATTACCTTCCGGATCCTATTCGAGCATCCTTAATAATGGGGACCTGGAAAAGCTGAAATCATGGGTTCGCAGCGGCGGAAAGGTTATCGCTATTGGAGCAGCAGTAGAGCATTTTGCAGGAAAAGATGGTTTTGACCTGAAGGAAAACAAACCGGAAGAAGATAAAGACGCCGAGCCTAAAGGCAACCTTACCCCTTATAACCAAAGGGAGCGGGAGAGCGTAAAGAACCTCATCACCGGTAGCATTGTGAAAACAAAGATCGATAACACCCATCCCCTTGCTTTTGGATATGGAGATACCTATTACAGCCTGAAGCTTAGCAACAACAGCTTTAGCTTCCTCAATGATGGCTTCAATGTAGGCTACCTTCAGGATTCTCCAGAGATCGTATCTGGTTTTGCCGGTAGTAATGCCAGGACAGGTATAAAAAACTCGATGACCTTTGGAGTGGAACCAATGGGGAGGGGAAGTTTTATTTACCTGGTGGACAACCCCCTGTTTCGCTCTTTCTGGGAGAACGGGAAATTGTTCTTTGTAAATGCCCTTTTCTTTGTAGATAACGATGACCTCAACAGATAA
- the bshC gene encoding bacillithiol biosynthesis cysteine-adding enzyme BshC yields MPADCLSYKETNYYSRLITDYLEQKDDIKEFYHRFPTIENFGEQMKEKGASFSAEKRKLLEEVLQEQYKGLEVSPAVLGNIKAFKEENTFSITTGHQLNLFTGPLYFLYKIVSAINLASALKKEYPRHHFVPVYWMATEDHDFEEINFFNLNGKKFKWNSSHAGAGKDAVGNLGTTGLEEVYELFSAEIGGGKTAQKLKELFSKAYLQHSNLTEATRYLANELFGEYGLVIIDGDHKKLKTQFIPYLEQELFEQVSHKATEPVAKKLSELGYGVQVNPREINLFYLHAGLRERIIQQEGRYFVNETQISWSKEELREHVQEHPERFSPNVMTRPLYEEVILPNLCYIGGGGELAYWFELKEYFERVKVPFPILLLRNSALIETAKQNEKRRKLDISQAELFLKQHELINRKVRKISNIDVDFSPQKEHLVQQFRGMYELAEKTDKSFLNAVKAQEVKQLKGLENLEKRLLKAQKRKLSDEVTRITLLQNELFPNKGLQERQTNFSEVYLQYGEDLIPQLIEHLNPLDFQFKILTLGEK; encoded by the coding sequence ATGCCTGCAGACTGTCTTTCCTATAAAGAAACCAATTATTATTCCCGTCTTATTACAGATTATCTTGAACAGAAAGATGACATAAAAGAATTCTATCATCGCTTTCCCACCATTGAGAATTTTGGAGAGCAAATGAAGGAAAAGGGAGCTTCTTTTTCAGCAGAAAAAAGAAAGCTGCTGGAGGAAGTACTGCAGGAGCAATATAAGGGGCTGGAGGTTTCGCCGGCAGTCTTGGGGAACATAAAAGCTTTTAAGGAAGAAAACACCTTCAGCATTACCACCGGCCATCAGCTCAACCTGTTTACAGGGCCATTATATTTTCTATACAAGATAGTCTCTGCCATTAACCTTGCTTCAGCATTAAAAAAAGAATATCCCCGGCATCATTTTGTTCCTGTGTACTGGATGGCGACAGAGGATCACGATTTCGAAGAGATCAATTTCTTTAATCTTAACGGCAAGAAATTCAAATGGAACAGCAGCCATGCGGGAGCGGGTAAAGATGCAGTAGGAAATCTTGGCACAACCGGGCTTGAGGAAGTGTATGAGCTCTTTTCAGCAGAGATTGGTGGGGGAAAGACTGCTCAAAAGTTAAAGGAACTTTTTAGTAAAGCCTACTTGCAGCATAGCAACCTTACCGAGGCTACCCGTTATCTTGCCAACGAACTCTTTGGGGAATATGGGCTGGTAATCATAGACGGGGATCATAAAAAGTTGAAAACCCAATTCATTCCTTATCTGGAACAGGAATTATTTGAGCAGGTCTCTCATAAGGCAACAGAACCCGTTGCCAAAAAACTCAGTGAGCTTGGTTATGGGGTACAGGTGAACCCAAGGGAGATCAACCTTTTTTATTTGCACGCCGGGCTTAGGGAAAGGATCATTCAACAGGAGGGCAGGTATTTTGTGAATGAAACCCAGATCTCCTGGAGCAAAGAAGAATTACGAGAACACGTACAGGAGCATCCTGAAAGGTTTAGCCCCAATGTGATGACCCGGCCGCTCTATGAAGAAGTCATACTTCCTAACCTGTGTTATATAGGCGGGGGCGGGGAGCTGGCGTATTGGTTTGAATTAAAGGAATATTTTGAGAGGGTGAAGGTGCCCTTTCCAATCTTGCTGCTGCGCAATTCAGCTTTAATAGAGACTGCAAAGCAAAATGAAAAAAGAAGAAAACTGGATATCTCCCAGGCAGAGCTATTCTTAAAACAACACGAACTTATAAATCGTAAGGTACGCAAGATCTCTAATATTGATGTAGATTTTAGTCCGCAAAAAGAGCATTTGGTGCAGCAGTTCCGCGGGATGTATGAGCTGGCAGAGAAGACAGATAAATCTTTTCTCAATGCAGTAAAGGCACAGGAAGTAAAGCAGCTTAAAGGCCTTGAAAATTTGGAAAAACGATTGCTCAAAGCACAAAAAAGAAAACTCTCAGATGAGGTTACCCGCATTACCCTTCTCCAGAACGAACTTTTTCCCAATAAGGGTTTACAGGAGCGGCAAACAAATTTTTCTGAAGTTTACCTGCAATACGGGGAAGACCTTATCCCGCAATTAATAGAACATTTAAATCCGTTAGACTTTCAATTTAAAATTTTGACTCTTGGAGAAAAATAA
- a CDS encoding TIGR02117 family protein: MILVLVGAAIPVNHDRDSKDPDLKIYLVSNGMHTDIVVPLRTPMEDWTKTVKPEHTLSNSSKYKYVGFGWGDLGFYANTPRWEDLTLDTGFKALFLKTPAAMHVTFHHTLIVDEDTKVLFITTEEYSKLSHYIKNTFEPDAETGQSQPVAGLHYSHDDVFYKARGSLHLFNTCNTWVNNGLKQAGLEACLWTPFVEGIFYRYP; this comes from the coding sequence ATGATCCTGGTCCTTGTTGGAGCTGCTATCCCCGTAAACCATGATAGGGATAGCAAAGATCCCGATCTCAAAATATATCTTGTAAGCAACGGCATGCACACAGATATTGTTGTTCCCTTAAGGACACCAATGGAGGACTGGACCAAGACCGTCAAGCCCGAACATACGCTTTCAAATTCTTCCAAATACAAATATGTAGGTTTTGGATGGGGAGACCTGGGATTCTATGCCAATACCCCCCGATGGGAAGATCTTACGCTGGACACGGGATTTAAAGCTCTATTCTTAAAAACTCCCGCGGCCATGCACGTCACCTTTCACCATACCCTAATTGTGGATGAGGATACAAAGGTGCTATTTATTACTACTGAAGAATACAGCAAGCTATCACATTATATAAAGAACACCTTTGAACCAGATGCTGAAACCGGACAGAGCCAGCCGGTTGCAGGCCTTCATTATTCCCACGATGATGTCTTTTACAAAGCACGGGGATCCCTGCATCTCTTCAATACCTGCAACACCTGGGTAAATAACGGTCTTAAGCAAGCAGGACTTGAAGCCTGCCTATGGACTCCTTTTGTAGAAGGTATTTTTTACAGGTATCCATAG
- a CDS encoding TVP38/TMEM64 family protein, with the protein MSSIFSSKYLSFYASGLVIILLVLAYFGIGEFRNFIDDTWRVLKNGNDELTREYFKQFGIWGPLAIIIFIILQMFLIIFPSWLPIIIAVMAYGFWLGVLISLIGVTLASTIGYYIGVKLKGAFLEKVIGKKNLEKMHFWIYNYAFGSVVLFRISPFLSNDAISFLAGMFEMKYKRFITATLAGMVPLTLAVGYFSEDTQKLKDGLYWIGGAGLVAYAIYIYIDQKKRKRK; encoded by the coding sequence TTGAGTTCAATTTTTTCCTCAAAATATCTCTCCTTCTATGCATCTGGCCTGGTAATTATCTTACTGGTGCTGGCTTATTTTGGCATTGGTGAATTCAGAAATTTCATTGATGATACCTGGAGAGTCCTTAAAAATGGAAACGATGAACTCACCCGGGAATATTTTAAACAATTTGGCATATGGGGACCTCTGGCGATCATTATTTTCATTATCCTGCAAATGTTCCTAATTATTTTCCCTTCCTGGCTGCCCATCATTATCGCGGTAATGGCCTATGGTTTTTGGCTTGGTGTTCTTATTTCGCTAATTGGAGTAACGCTTGCCTCGACTATTGGCTATTATATTGGCGTTAAATTAAAGGGGGCTTTCCTTGAAAAAGTTATTGGAAAAAAGAATCTTGAAAAGATGCATTTCTGGATCTATAATTACGCCTTTGGATCTGTAGTGCTTTTCAGGATCTCTCCTTTTCTCTCCAATGATGCCATTAGCTTTTTGGCAGGAATGTTTGAAATGAAATATAAAAGGTTTATTACGGCCACCCTTGCCGGTATGGTCCCGCTTACCCTGGCTGTAGGATATTTTTCTGAAGATACCCAAAAATTAAAAGATGGCCTCTACTGGATTGGTGGTGCAGGCCTGGTAGCTTATGCCATCTATATTTACATTGATCAAAAAAAGCGCAAAAGGAAGTGA
- a CDS encoding calcium/sodium antiporter yields MLISSLLLVAGLAILIVGANFMVEGASALAKKFNISNLAIGLTVVAFGTSAPELVVNTFAAVQGHEDIVFGNVLGSNNFNLFIILGITGLITPLAVQSSTAWKEIPISFLAIIILFFLVNDVMLWGSENSSLSSIDGIILLVFFALFLYYVYMQLKTDSSQAEEVVKVPAYSNLKMGIFIAGGLGGLVLGGNLVVNNAIEIAESLGISQKIIGLTVVAAGTSLPELATSVVAALKKNADIAVGNIVGSNIFNIFLILGASSVLAPIGFSPGFNMDIYILAGGTLFLFLAMFTGGRKKLDRWEAALLLIFYLAYTTYLVMQEL; encoded by the coding sequence ATGTTAATATCATCCTTATTGTTGGTTGCCGGGCTCGCAATACTTATCGTTGGGGCAAATTTTATGGTAGAAGGGGCATCTGCCCTGGCAAAAAAATTCAATATTTCCAATCTGGCAATTGGCCTCACCGTGGTGGCTTTTGGTACCTCTGCACCTGAACTGGTTGTAAACACCTTTGCTGCGGTACAGGGCCATGAGGATATAGTCTTTGGAAATGTACTTGGAAGTAATAACTTCAACCTTTTTATAATATTAGGGATCACGGGGCTTATAACACCCCTGGCTGTGCAATCCAGTACCGCCTGGAAAGAGATCCCAATCTCCTTTCTGGCGATTATAATCCTGTTCTTTTTAGTAAATGACGTTATGTTATGGGGCTCTGAAAATTCCTCTCTTAGTTCCATAGATGGCATTATCCTCCTGGTTTTCTTTGCCCTTTTCCTATATTATGTCTATATGCAATTAAAAACAGACAGCTCCCAGGCAGAGGAAGTGGTAAAAGTACCTGCTTACAGCAACCTTAAAATGGGGATCTTTATCGCAGGGGGCCTTGGAGGCCTGGTACTGGGGGGAAACCTGGTGGTAAACAATGCCATCGAGATAGCAGAATCCCTTGGAATTAGCCAAAAGATCATAGGGCTTACAGTTGTGGCTGCAGGGACTTCCCTGCCCGAATTGGCAACAAGTGTGGTTGCAGCGCTTAAAAAGAATGCCGATATCGCGGTGGGGAATATTGTTGGCTCCAACATCTTCAATATTTTCCTTATCCTTGGGGCATCTTCAGTTCTTGCTCCTATTGGATTTTCCCCGGGTTTTAATATGGATATCTATATCCTTGCCGGCGGGACTTTATTCCTGTTCCTTGCCATGTTTACCGGCGGTCGCAAAAAGCTGGACAGGTGGGAAGCTGCACTGCTTTTAATTTTCTATCTTGCTTATACCACCTATCTTGTGATGCAGGAATTATAA